A portion of the Rhodanobacter sp. AS-Z3 genome contains these proteins:
- a CDS encoding acylphosphatase, whose protein sequence is MPTAKFMVSGKVQGVFYRASTREQALALGVCGYAKNRADGSVEVLGSGSEAALDALERWLRRGPPMAAVEAFSREDLPERPLHGFQIS, encoded by the coding sequence ATGCCCACTGCGAAGTTCATGGTCAGCGGAAAAGTGCAAGGCGTGTTCTATCGCGCCAGCACGCGTGAGCAGGCGCTGGCGCTCGGCGTTTGCGGATACGCGAAGAATAGAGCCGATGGCAGCGTCGAAGTGCTGGGCAGTGGGTCGGAGGCTGCGCTCGACGCGCTGGAGCGCTGGTTGCGAAGAGGGCCACCGATGGCGGCGGTCGAGGCATTCAGTCGTGAGGATTTGCCGGAACGGCCGTTGCACGGTTTCCAGATCAGCTGA
- the prfA gene encoding peptide chain release factor 1, translating into MTPSIRRKLEALAERHQEVSLLLSQPEVLADNNRFRELSQEYAQLEPVATSLREHAAAERDLAETRVMLDDPELREMAVDDAQRLEQRLRDLDSELQVLLLPKDPRDQANLYLEVRAGSGGDEAAIFAGDLFRMYLRYAESRRWHVEILNEHAGEHGGYREIVARVEGAGAYSQLKFESGTHCVKRVPVTESQGRVHTSTATVAVLPEQDEIDDITINPADLKTDTFRASGAGGQHVNKTDSAIRITHLPTGTVVECQEERSQHKNRARAMSLLKARLLDAERSKQTAEQAESRRLQVGTGDRSQRIRTYRYKDNLITDHRIGLNLYSLSEIMQGSLAELIDTLTREHQADQLQALSGG; encoded by the coding sequence ATGACTCCCTCCATCCGACGAAAACTCGAAGCACTCGCCGAGCGCCATCAGGAAGTCAGCCTGCTGTTGTCGCAACCCGAGGTGCTGGCCGACAACAACCGTTTTCGCGAGCTTTCCCAGGAATACGCCCAGCTCGAACCGGTCGCCACATCGCTGCGCGAGCACGCTGCTGCCGAACGCGATCTGGCCGAAACCCGGGTCATGCTGGACGATCCCGAACTGCGCGAAATGGCCGTCGACGATGCGCAACGACTGGAACAACGGCTGCGGGATCTGGACAGCGAGCTACAGGTCTTGCTGTTGCCGAAAGATCCGCGTGATCAGGCGAACCTTTACCTGGAAGTACGCGCCGGCAGCGGCGGCGATGAGGCGGCGATCTTTGCCGGCGACCTGTTCCGCATGTACCTGCGCTACGCCGAAAGTCGCCGCTGGCATGTGGAGATTCTCAACGAACACGCCGGCGAACACGGCGGCTACCGCGAGATCGTGGCGCGCGTGGAAGGCGCCGGTGCCTACTCGCAACTGAAATTCGAATCCGGCACTCACTGCGTGAAACGGGTGCCGGTCACCGAGTCACAAGGCCGCGTACATACCTCCACCGCGACGGTAGCGGTGCTGCCCGAGCAGGACGAGATCGACGACATCACGATCAACCCCGCCGACCTGAAAACCGACACCTTCCGCGCCTCAGGCGCCGGCGGCCAGCACGTCAACAAAACCGATTCGGCCATCCGCATCACCCACCTGCCCACCGGCACCGTAGTCGAGTGTCAGGAAGAACGCAGCCAGCACAAGAATCGCGCTCGCGCGATGAGCCTGCTGAAGGCGCGTCTGCTCGACGCCGAGCGCAGCAAGCAGACCGCCGAACAAGCCGAGTCGCGCCGGCTGCAAGTGGGCACCGGTGACCGCAGCCAGCGCATTCGCACCTACCGCTACAAGGACAACCTGATCACCGACCATCGGATCGGCCTGAACCTGTACAGCCTCAGCGAGATCATGCAAGGCAGCCTGGCTGAACTGATCGACACGCTGACCCGCGAACACCAGGCCGATCAACTGCAGGCACTCAGCGGCGGCTGA
- the lolB gene encoding lipoprotein insertase outer membrane protein LolB: MRRWQCVLVSLPLLLLAACVPPQAVRVKGDAGLFKAQLAREQLLAQTRHWSLQGRLGISNGKDGGSGSFSWSQNGEHYEFTLRGPAISGMNFRLTGGPEGAVLEGVEHGPLRGPDAEALMRKALGWEVPLRDLRAWVLGMRADSGPAELSFGENHLPSLLQQDGWAVDYRQWDETRQPPLPTKVFAAMPPYKVKLSIESWQFQ, from the coding sequence ATGAGGCGCTGGCAGTGCGTTCTGGTCAGCCTGCCGCTGCTCCTGCTTGCGGCCTGCGTGCCGCCGCAGGCGGTACGGGTGAAGGGTGATGCCGGTCTGTTCAAGGCCCAGCTTGCGCGCGAGCAATTGCTTGCGCAGACCCGTCACTGGTCGTTGCAGGGACGCTTGGGGATTTCCAATGGCAAGGACGGTGGCAGCGGCAGCTTCAGCTGGAGCCAGAATGGTGAGCATTATGAGTTCACCTTGCGCGGACCGGCCATCAGCGGAATGAACTTTCGTCTCACTGGCGGTCCCGAGGGCGCGGTGCTGGAAGGCGTGGAGCACGGGCCGCTGCGTGGGCCGGACGCCGAGGCGCTGATGCGCAAGGCGCTGGGCTGGGAAGTGCCGCTGCGCGACCTGCGCGCCTGGGTGCTTGGCATGCGCGCGGACAGCGGTCCGGCCGAGTTGAGTTTTGGCGAAAACCATTTGCCTTCGCTGCTGCAGCAGGATGGCTGGGCGGTCGATTATCGGCAGTGGGATGAAACCCGCCAGCCCCCATTACCGACCAAGGTGTTTGCGGCGATGCCGCCGTACAAGGTGAAGCTGTCAATTGAATCCTGGCAGTTTCAGTAA
- a CDS encoding 50S ribosomal protein L25/general stress protein Ctc — protein sequence MAKTHEIKAQSRKDEGKGASRRLRHAAFVPAVVYGGDQPPESIQIEHNTILLAAKNEWFFSSVLDLNVEGKVQKVLVRDWQKHPFKQLMMHMDFLRIDENAKLRANVPLHFLNQEKSTAGKTSGVVISHNLTEVEVSCLPKDLPEFIELDLGTLEAGDIIHLSQLKLPANVELPALLLGDAHDAAVVTVNVVKESAADAAEDAAAVAEAEANKAAAAKPAKAAAKPAGDKK from the coding sequence ATGGCCAAGACTCATGAAATCAAGGCGCAGAGCCGCAAAGACGAGGGGAAAGGTGCGAGCCGCCGCCTGCGTCATGCCGCTTTCGTGCCGGCAGTTGTCTATGGTGGCGATCAGCCGCCGGAAAGCATCCAGATCGAACACAACACCATCCTGCTCGCCGCCAAGAACGAGTGGTTCTTCTCTTCGGTGCTCGACCTGAACGTCGAGGGCAAGGTGCAGAAGGTGCTGGTGCGTGACTGGCAGAAGCACCCGTTCAAGCAGCTGATGATGCACATGGATTTCCTGCGCATCGACGAGAACGCGAAGCTGCGTGCGAACGTGCCGCTGCACTTCCTGAACCAGGAGAAGTCGACTGCCGGCAAGACCTCCGGTGTGGTGATCTCGCACAACCTGACCGAGGTGGAAGTCAGCTGCCTGCCGAAGGATCTGCCCGAGTTCATCGAGCTGGATCTGGGCACGCTGGAAGCCGGCGACATCATTCACCTGTCGCAGCTGAAGCTGCCGGCGAACGTGGAGCTGCCGGCGCTGCTGCTGGGCGATGCCCATGATGCTGCCGTGGTCACGGTCAACGTGGTCAAGGAAAGTGCTGCGGATGCGGCGGAAGACGCTGCTGCCGTGGCCGAAGCCGAGGCCAACAAGGCCGCTGCTGCCAAGCCTGCCAAGGCTGCAGCCAAGCCGGCTGGCGACAAGAAGTAA
- the pth gene encoding aminoacyl-tRNA hydrolase: MAGLRLIVGLGNPGAEYLRTRHNAGFWLVDTLAGDQGERFTFDGKLHGESCRVRVAGEPVWLLKPATFMNKSGIALVSALRYYKIEPDECLVAHDDLDLPAGTVRLKFDGGHGGQNGLRDIMGHLGHGKFHRLRVGIGHPGHRDQVTPWVLGRPSAHDENAIIDGIGRALDVLPLAVNGQFDKAMQQLHTTAGTESGEQGTDKAR; encoded by the coding sequence ATGGCTGGGTTGCGACTCATTGTCGGGCTGGGCAATCCCGGTGCCGAATACCTCCGAACCCGGCACAACGCCGGGTTCTGGCTTGTTGACACCCTCGCCGGTGATCAGGGCGAGCGCTTCACTTTCGATGGCAAGCTGCATGGCGAAAGCTGTCGTGTGCGCGTCGCTGGCGAACCGGTCTGGCTGTTGAAGCCGGCCACCTTCATGAACAAAAGTGGCATCGCCTTGGTTTCGGCGCTGCGCTATTACAAAATCGAGCCGGACGAATGTCTGGTGGCGCATGACGATCTGGACCTGCCAGCCGGCACCGTGCGATTGAAATTCGACGGTGGCCACGGCGGTCAGAACGGCTTGCGCGACATCATGGGCCATCTGGGTCATGGCAAATTTCATCGGTTGCGTGTGGGCATCGGTCACCCTGGTCATCGTGACCAGGTCACGCCCTGGGTGCTGGGTCGTCCGTCGGCCCATGACGAGAATGCGATTATCGACGGCATCGGGCGCGCGCTGGACGTGCTGCCGCTGGCGGTGAATGGTCAGTTCGACAAGGCAATGCAGCAATTACATACAACAGCGGGAACGGAGAGCGGGGAACAGGGGACGGACAAGGCGCGTTGA
- a CDS encoding ribose-phosphate diphosphokinase, whose amino-acid sequence MLLFTGNAHRPLAEDVAHRLSVPLGKALVGTFSDGEVQIEIEENVRKQEVFVIQPTGAPSAVNLFELLALTDALKRASAASVTAVIPYFGYARQDRRPRSARVPITAKLAARMIGAAGVDRVLTVDLHADQIQGFFDIPVDNVYASPVLLADIWRNYSMEDLIVVSPDVGGVVRARAIAKRLDDADLAIIDKRRPRANVSTVMNIIGDVQGKTCVMVDDIVDTAGTLCAAAAALKERGARKVVAYCVHPVLSGAAIGNIENSQLDQLVVTNTLPLRPDAKACAKIRQLSVAELLAETIRRIAFGESVSSLYVD is encoded by the coding sequence ATGCTGCTGTTTACCGGAAACGCACATCGTCCCCTGGCTGAAGATGTCGCCCATCGCCTGAGTGTGCCGCTGGGCAAGGCGCTGGTTGGCACCTTCAGCGACGGCGAAGTGCAGATCGAGATCGAGGAAAACGTTCGCAAGCAGGAAGTGTTCGTGATCCAGCCGACGGGCGCGCCCAGCGCGGTCAACCTGTTCGAGCTGCTGGCACTGACCGATGCGCTGAAGCGCGCGTCGGCAGCCAGTGTCACCGCGGTGATCCCGTACTTCGGTTATGCCCGGCAGGATCGCCGGCCCCGTTCGGCGCGAGTGCCGATCACTGCCAAGCTGGCTGCCCGGATGATTGGCGCCGCGGGTGTGGACCGGGTGCTGACGGTGGATCTGCATGCCGACCAGATTCAGGGCTTCTTCGACATTCCGGTCGACAACGTGTATGCCTCGCCGGTGTTGCTGGCCGACATCTGGCGCAACTACAGCATGGAAGACCTGATCGTGGTCAGCCCGGACGTTGGTGGCGTGGTGCGTGCCCGTGCCATCGCCAAGCGGCTGGACGACGCGGACCTGGCGATCATCGACAAGCGCCGTCCGCGTGCGAATGTGTCAACCGTGATGAACATCATCGGTGACGTGCAAGGCAAAACCTGCGTGATGGTGGATGACATCGTCGACACCGCCGGTACCTTGTGCGCTGCCGCAGCTGCGCTGAAAGAGCGCGGCGCGCGCAAGGTCGTCGCTTACTGCGTGCACCCGGTGTTGTCGGGTGCGGCGATCGGCAATATCGAAAACTCCCAGCTCGACCAGTTGGTGGTGACCAATACCTTGCCGTTGCGTCCGGATGCCAAGGCCTGCGCCAAGATTCGACAGCTCTCGGTCGCCGAGCTGCTGGCAGAAACCATTCGCCGCATCGCCTTTGGCGAGTCGGTGAGTTCGCTGTACGTGGATTGA
- the hemA gene encoding glutamyl-tRNA reductase, with the protein MPLIALGLNHLTAPVSLRELVAFDADAAGHALRALVNEPGVEEAMILSTCNRTELYVGTVAGAEDIPRAWLNRHHHLTPGKLDEFLYRHDEDDAVRHMFRVATGLDSMVLGEPQILGQVKDAYQMARGAQSLKAPMDRLLQQTFAVAKRVRTDTRIGAHTVSVAFTAVRLAEQVFTDLKQACVLLIGAGDTIELAARHLAEKQARRIIVANRTPETAQELAGRYGGYAIALADLPQHLAEADIVISSTAARQPIVTRAMVEQAMITRRRKPMFMVDIAVPRDIEDSVSEVPDVYLYGIDDLRQVIDDNLRSRAAAAEDAEAIIDLQVDRYMAWRRALTVHNPALDMRQHAEVYRDEVLIKARAMLAHGKSPDEALAFLANTLTNKLLHHPSARLREAALNGDLDLLHAAGRLYGLDEKMSGEE; encoded by the coding sequence ATGCCGCTGATCGCCCTCGGGCTCAATCACCTCACCGCGCCAGTCAGCTTGCGCGAACTGGTGGCGTTCGACGCGGACGCCGCGGGCCATGCCCTGCGCGCGCTGGTCAACGAGCCCGGCGTGGAAGAAGCGATGATCCTGTCCACTTGCAACCGTACCGAGTTGTACGTCGGTACGGTGGCCGGTGCCGAGGACATTCCGCGGGCGTGGCTGAATCGTCATCACCATCTGACCCCCGGCAAGCTGGATGAGTTCCTGTATCGACACGACGAAGATGACGCCGTGCGCCACATGTTCCGCGTCGCCACCGGGCTCGATTCGATGGTGCTGGGCGAACCGCAGATCCTCGGTCAGGTGAAGGATGCCTACCAGATGGCGCGCGGCGCGCAGTCGCTGAAGGCACCGATGGACCGCCTGCTGCAGCAAACCTTCGCGGTCGCCAAGCGGGTGCGCACGGATACCCGCATCGGCGCGCACACGGTGTCGGTGGCATTCACCGCCGTACGCCTGGCCGAACAGGTCTTCACCGACCTGAAGCAGGCCTGCGTATTGCTGATCGGCGCCGGCGACACCATCGAACTGGCCGCGCGGCACCTGGCTGAAAAACAGGCGCGCAGGATCATCGTGGCAAACCGCACACCGGAAACCGCGCAGGAACTGGCTGGCCGTTACGGCGGCTACGCGATCGCGCTGGCCGACCTGCCGCAACATCTGGCCGAGGCGGACATCGTGATTTCCTCCACCGCTGCGCGGCAGCCAATCGTCACCCGCGCCATGGTCGAACAGGCAATGATCACGCGCCGACGCAAGCCCATGTTCATGGTCGATATCGCCGTGCCGCGGGATATCGAAGACAGCGTGAGTGAAGTGCCGGACGTCTATTTGTACGGCATCGACGACCTGCGCCAGGTGATCGACGACAATCTACGCTCGCGCGCCGCCGCGGCGGAAGACGCCGAAGCGATCATCGACCTGCAGGTCGATCGTTACATGGCCTGGCGCCGCGCGCTGACCGTGCACAACCCGGCGCTGGACATGCGTCAGCATGCCGAGGTGTATCGCGACGAAGTATTGATCAAGGCCCGCGCCATGCTGGCCCACGGCAAGTCGCCCGACGAGGCCTTGGCATTCCTCGCCAACACGCTGACCAACAAGTTGCTGCACCACCCCAGCGCACGTCTGCGCGAGGCGGCGTTGAACGGCGATCTCGACCTGCTGCACGCGGCGGGACGGCTGTATGGTCTGGATGAAAAAATGAGTGGAGAGGAGTGA
- a CDS encoding acyl-CoA thioesterase, whose amino-acid sequence MPGKQHEVTFRFLAQPTDVNFGGKVHGGMAMKWIDQAGYACAVAWSGAYCVTVSVSGIQFVAPILIGDLVTVRARLIHTGRSSMHLAVDVLASDLRKDEQRLATSCVMVFVALDSPDGKPTPVPHWEPRDDGERRLQEQAKRLLEASKDMEQLVCLQPTAQD is encoded by the coding sequence ATGCCTGGAAAGCAACACGAAGTCACCTTCCGTTTTCTTGCCCAGCCGACTGATGTGAATTTCGGCGGCAAGGTACATGGCGGCATGGCCATGAAATGGATCGATCAGGCGGGCTATGCCTGCGCGGTGGCCTGGAGTGGCGCCTACTGCGTCACCGTATCGGTCAGTGGCATCCAGTTTGTGGCGCCAATCCTCATCGGTGACTTGGTCACGGTTCGCGCGCGGCTGATCCATACCGGTCGATCGAGCATGCATCTCGCGGTGGATGTGCTGGCCAGCGACCTGCGCAAGGATGAGCAGCGCCTGGCAACCAGTTGCGTGATGGTCTTCGTAGCGCTGGACAGCCCCGATGGCAAGCCCACTCCGGTGCCACATTGGGAGCCGCGTGATGACGGCGAACGGCGATTGCAGGAACAGGCGAAGCGATTGCTCGAAGCGTCCAAGGACATGGAGCAACTGGTCTGCCTCCAGCCAACCGCGCAGGACTGA
- a CDS encoding tetratricopeptide repeat protein: MALGLAACAVAPVRTTPKAITPAQPLARLVVATPDADHDVLAQLLAGEMALTRTDLKAAARHYAKAMALSNDPHVAERAAGLAIAVHDDATAQAALQRWQALGAKPAAMAQARAQLALDVGDTAEARRQLELLLGSDEHDAWRQFGRVLVGARDQAQAAGLLETLATPQRLPADAQAWLAMSELGDRLGRHAYAVQIAEAAMQRFKTAETYAWTAQLKFKDGDRAGAAVLLQKALTREPNNIQLRLAYAGVLGQSGDYAGASKLLEKGPQNADVYAMRAGMAAHLHDDKALATLYRQLQKAPADVREHSAYLLGQLAEMQKRPAEALAWYDQVGDEDEHAFDADLRSALILHGQGKRSDAHALLEQLQLAYLDHPTQLRQAWQADAELYLNELNYAKAEAAFSRALQVVPDDPGLLYGRGLAYAEGGQIDQAVQDFERLLKIKPGDIDASNALGYTLADANRDLPEAERLISSARAAKPDDPAIADSWGWLQYRLGHLDQAVQTLRGAWLARKDADVGVHLGEVLWQQGHKQDAQQVFDEVRKLDPHNGNLQQALKRLHP; the protein is encoded by the coding sequence ATGGCGCTTGGTCTGGCGGCCTGTGCGGTGGCGCCGGTACGGACCACACCGAAGGCGATCACGCCGGCGCAGCCGTTGGCGCGGCTGGTGGTGGCTACGCCGGACGCCGACCACGACGTGCTGGCGCAACTGCTCGCCGGCGAAATGGCGTTGACCCGTACCGACCTCAAGGCGGCGGCCAGGCATTACGCCAAGGCCATGGCCTTGAGCAACGACCCGCACGTGGCGGAGCGGGCGGCCGGACTGGCGATTGCCGTGCATGACGACGCCACCGCTCAGGCCGCGTTGCAACGCTGGCAGGCGTTGGGCGCCAAGCCAGCGGCGATGGCTCAGGCGCGCGCGCAACTGGCGCTGGATGTGGGCGACACCGCCGAGGCACGACGCCAACTGGAACTGCTGCTTGGCAGTGATGAGCACGACGCATGGCGCCAGTTTGGTCGGGTGCTGGTGGGCGCACGTGATCAGGCCCAGGCTGCCGGCCTGCTGGAAACCCTGGCTACGCCGCAACGATTGCCAGCCGATGCCCAGGCGTGGCTGGCGATGAGCGAACTGGGTGATCGACTGGGCCGCCACGCCTATGCCGTGCAAATTGCCGAAGCGGCGATGCAGCGGTTCAAGACCGCCGAGACCTACGCGTGGACCGCGCAACTGAAGTTCAAGGACGGTGACCGTGCGGGCGCCGCCGTGTTGCTGCAGAAGGCGCTGACCCGGGAGCCGAACAACATCCAGCTGCGTCTGGCTTACGCCGGTGTGCTCGGCCAGTCCGGCGACTATGCCGGCGCCAGCAAGCTGCTGGAAAAGGGGCCGCAAAACGCTGACGTGTACGCGATGCGCGCCGGCATGGCCGCGCACCTGCATGACGACAAGGCGTTGGCCACGTTGTATCGCCAGTTGCAGAAAGCGCCCGCTGATGTGCGTGAGCACAGCGCCTACCTGCTCGGCCAGTTGGCAGAAATGCAGAAGCGCCCGGCCGAGGCCTTGGCCTGGTACGACCAGGTGGGCGATGAAGACGAGCATGCCTTCGATGCCGACTTGCGCAGTGCATTGATCCTGCACGGGCAGGGCAAGCGCAGTGATGCCCATGCCTTGCTGGAGCAGTTGCAGTTGGCTTATCTCGACCATCCCACGCAGTTGCGCCAGGCGTGGCAGGCCGATGCCGAGCTGTATCTCAACGAGTTGAATTACGCCAAGGCGGAAGCTGCTTTCAGCCGCGCATTGCAGGTGGTGCCGGATGATCCGGGCCTGTTGTATGGCCGTGGGCTGGCTTATGCCGAAGGTGGTCAGATTGATCAGGCGGTGCAGGATTTCGAACGCTTGCTGAAAATCAAGCCGGGCGATATTGATGCAAGCAATGCGCTCGGTTACACGCTGGCGGATGCGAACCGTGACCTGCCCGAAGCGGAGCGTCTGATCAGCAGCGCACGTGCGGCCAAGCCCGATGATCCGGCAATCGCCGACTCCTGGGGCTGGCTGCAATATCGGCTGGGTCATCTCGATCAGGCCGTGCAGACACTGCGTGGCGCGTGGCTGGCGCGCAAGGATGCGGACGTTGGCGTGCATCTGGGTGAAGTGCTGTGGCAGCAAGGTCACAAGCAGGATGCGCAGCAGGTCTTCGACGAAGTGCGCAAGCTGGATCCGCACAACGGCAATCTGCAGCAAGCGCTGAAGCGGCTGCATCCATGA
- the ychF gene encoding redox-regulated ATPase YchF, protein MGIKCGIVGLPNVGKSTLFNALTKAGIAAANFPFCTIEPNVGVVPVPDLRLNALAAIVNPQKVIPTAVEFVDIAGLVAGASKGEGLGNKFLAHIREVDAIAHVVRCFEGDVIHVAGKVDPIADIETIDTELALADLESVDKALNRAERAAKANDKEALARKPVLQKLSTGLNDGRSARSLGLDEEEKALVRDLFLLTLKPLMYIANVADDGFENNPLLDAVRERALTEGAEVVPVCASIEEEMAQLDDADRDEFLKDMGLDEPGLNRVIRAGYKLLDLQTYFTAGVKEVRAWQLRRGSSAPQAAGVIHTDFERGFIRAETIGYDDFIQYKGESGAAAAGRLRKEGKEYIVKDGDVLHFLFNV, encoded by the coding sequence ATGGGCATCAAATGCGGCATCGTCGGTCTGCCCAATGTCGGCAAGTCCACCCTGTTCAATGCGCTGACCAAGGCGGGGATCGCCGCGGCGAATTTCCCGTTCTGCACGATCGAGCCGAATGTCGGCGTCGTACCGGTGCCGGATCTTCGCCTCAACGCGCTGGCGGCCATCGTCAACCCGCAGAAGGTGATTCCAACGGCCGTTGAATTCGTCGACATCGCCGGGCTCGTGGCCGGTGCGTCGAAGGGCGAAGGGCTGGGTAACAAGTTTCTGGCGCATATCCGCGAAGTCGATGCGATCGCCCACGTGGTGCGCTGCTTCGAGGGCGACGTGATCCATGTCGCCGGCAAGGTCGATCCGATTGCCGACATCGAGACCATTGATACCGAGCTGGCCCTGGCCGACCTGGAATCGGTTGACAAGGCGCTGAACCGCGCCGAGCGTGCGGCCAAGGCGAACGACAAGGAAGCGCTGGCGCGCAAACCGGTGCTGCAGAAGCTGTCCACCGGCCTCAATGACGGTCGTTCGGCGCGCAGTCTGGGACTGGACGAGGAAGAGAAGGCGCTGGTGCGTGATCTGTTCCTGCTCACCTTGAAGCCGCTGATGTACATCGCCAACGTCGCCGATGATGGCTTCGAGAACAACCCGTTGCTGGACGCCGTGCGCGAGCGCGCGCTTACCGAAGGCGCCGAAGTGGTGCCGGTGTGTGCCTCCATCGAAGAAGAGATGGCGCAGCTTGATGACGCCGACCGCGATGAATTTCTCAAGGACATGGGCCTGGACGAGCCAGGCCTGAACCGGGTGATCCGCGCCGGTTACAAGCTGCTCGACCTGCAAACCTATTTCACCGCCGGGGTGAAGGAAGTGCGCGCCTGGCAGCTGCGTCGCGGCTCCAGTGCACCGCAGGCCGCCGGCGTGATCCACACCGATTTCGAGCGCGGCTTCATTCGTGCCGAGACGATCGGCTACGACGACTTCATCCAGTACAAGGGCGAATCAGGCGCGGCAGCGGCAGGTCGGTTGCGCAAGGAAGGCAAGGAATACATCGTCAAGGACGGCGACGTGCTGCACTTCCTGTTCAACGTCTGA
- the ispE gene encoding 4-(cytidine 5'-diphospho)-2-C-methyl-D-erythritol kinase: MSFPIQRAEPGQVEALCAIERKAVQLFRGHPAWASYAELSIPPELLLQAITRGLVWVAQGDSAEPVGFVWLDVELESGVIGIAEIDVLPEHGQRGIGAALLEHACDWARAAGYRRIDLGTLADVRWNAPFYSKHGFVVVDKSDPTFALARQRDRENGFPDSLRVFMSRQLAPPERGAWTLWPAPAKLNLFLRIIGRRADGYHELQTVFRLLDWGDEVRLRVREDGEIRRVRDIPGVPESADLVVRAARLLQEHASTGLGVDIKVDKRIPMGGGLGGGSSDAATVLVALNHLWSAGLNEDALAELGRQLGADVPVFVRGRSAWAEGVGEQLTPLALPPRHYVVLDPREAVPTAALFQAPELTRNAPRATISSFASGETTENAFAPVARTRHPRVAAALDWLGSFGSSRLSGSGGCVFLELRSLERAQALARQCPAAFTAHVASGVDESPLLESLRRHVGAAAVQS; encoded by the coding sequence ATGTCCTTCCCCATCCAGCGCGCCGAACCCGGTCAGGTTGAGGCCTTGTGCGCGATCGAGCGCAAGGCCGTGCAGTTGTTTCGCGGGCATCCGGCCTGGGCCAGCTATGCGGAGTTGTCGATTCCACCGGAACTGTTGCTGCAGGCGATCACTCGTGGGTTGGTGTGGGTTGCGCAGGGCGACTCAGCGGAGCCGGTGGGTTTTGTCTGGCTGGATGTAGAACTGGAATCCGGCGTGATTGGCATTGCCGAGATCGATGTACTGCCCGAGCACGGGCAGCGCGGTATCGGTGCGGCCTTGCTGGAACACGCCTGCGATTGGGCGCGTGCGGCAGGCTACCGGCGAATCGATCTGGGTACGCTGGCAGATGTGCGCTGGAATGCACCGTTCTATTCAAAACACGGCTTCGTCGTAGTCGACAAGAGCGACCCGACGTTTGCACTGGCGCGCCAGCGTGACCGCGAAAATGGCTTTCCCGACAGCTTGCGGGTGTTCATGAGCCGCCAGCTAGCGCCGCCGGAGCGCGGTGCGTGGACGCTGTGGCCAGCGCCGGCGAAGTTGAATCTTTTTCTGCGCATCATCGGGCGGCGTGCCGATGGCTATCATGAGTTGCAAACCGTATTCCGCCTGCTCGACTGGGGTGACGAAGTGCGTCTGCGGGTGCGCGAGGATGGCGAGATTCGGCGCGTGCGGGATATTCCCGGTGTGCCGGAGTCGGCTGACCTGGTTGTTCGTGCGGCGCGCCTGCTGCAGGAGCACGCATCAACCGGGCTGGGCGTCGACATCAAAGTGGACAAGCGCATTCCGATGGGCGGTGGCCTGGGTGGCGGCAGTTCGGATGCGGCGACCGTGCTGGTCGCATTGAACCATTTGTGGAGTGCGGGGCTGAATGAAGACGCGCTGGCCGAGCTGGGGCGCCAACTGGGCGCCGATGTGCCAGTGTTTGTGCGTGGACGCTCAGCCTGGGCGGAGGGAGTCGGCGAGCAATTGACCCCGCTGGCCCTGCCGCCGCGCCACTATGTGGTGCTGGACCCACGTGAAGCGGTGCCTACGGCAGCCCTGTTTCAAGCGCCTGAATTGACACGAAATGCGCCGCGGGCGACAATTTCATCCTTTGCTTCAGGCGAAACGACTGAAAACGCCTTCGCGCCGGTGGCGCGCACGCGGCACCCGCGGGTGGCTGCGGCGCTGGACTGGCTGGGTAGTTTTGGTTCCTCGCGACTTTCCGGCAGCGGCGGTTGCGTGTTCCTGGAGCTGCGTTCGCTGGAGCGGGCGCAGGCGCTGGCAAGGCAGTGTCCGGCGGCATTTACGGCGCATGTCGCCAGTGGTGTCGACGAGTCGCCCTTGCTGGAGTCGCTGCGACGACATGTTGGCGCAGCGGCAGTGCAGAGTTGA